The following proteins are co-located in the Solanum pennellii chromosome 8, SPENNV200 genome:
- the LOC107027921 gene encoding uncharacterized protein LOC107027921 isoform X4 — MDYNDNDYQSHLAGEDSSKVSSVLHPYALPKFDFDDRFDSLVENEVFLGIPTQEDNHWIEDFSRGSSGIEFSSSATDSCSIPRRNNVWSEATSTESVEMLLKSVGQEDMVPGDTIIEESDAGNELGCLIQPAESSLKLDDRKDDVKNSISATPAVESVEFSGSFSRCERTKIEAIHIVCAPERQEVGPIADGCSGVITEEKLQTEVKSIDENLGEVRTAQSESLPDNYNRKPSIPVTESAIKECVTDSLTASIEILASQHNPTNCHSGNTSGLPSEHHKPVEKQISVSKESSLGDGKTHGCAVDSETCTSNASPPSLAASELEVGKELSTETRMITSGEPCVQRNKCSLTTEGCKKDTSSVEHAEAVFSKGLKDKLQAEGNSKLCENEEASVTENCLDTRDTKNQEGSSKGQTEKVSAMQMSDGLTTSTEKEESNLDGHSPLNLGTSEACTVSEISEPSKQNNGNGINALEGRSNIQETSVSAELVERPVSENVETGNDADRVSEGYACGGDHISLSVPAGSMDICRETFSHVVDVDSTNVDVSGGKDKEEVLPVETEMVGSCVRDDELRSSSVAGESEQISDQGHRSRFESSTLNNQASDVGFDGRNLILGGDPVSGPSLSGSGAIATEIIDHDNKLKSVSVMVGSDHFSGKEEMEAVFSREAEVSTLKESSEGARQLGLLSDDGKDASGDCHMKIKPMIVDQDVLIQDNSNSASHIEQAASAEANIEGPGARAEAAPIVKNQEMEVETVKFGEVGVSFAVEGSSDVIGGLKHDSASVPSYTALSPSEKKKTPSRSRAVVEKVAPLVDTTEIGGEALSTSISSGEKASTKTDRSFTFDVSPLAAGSAKGEADKSIISSQACQPTESELQLKAGDRLHLTSGSKQTDTEIMQKISHGSPLVPDEGTPSGGAKGDRKASRGSGKSGKENPRKGRQSKAINSSKQPDRGDKSCVQFSPSVSVQKIQFETGTGTVERNITKSSGVVSFPTSSLPDLNTTSASVLFHQPFTDLQQVQLRAQIFVYGSLIQGTSPEEACMVSAFGTSDGCRSLWDPAWRACVERIHGQRSRAGNNETPSHSRSGPRTPDQANKQVVHQDKVTTSTAGRAGGKSSNSPAVSPMIPLSSPLWNMATPSRDVLSSARGALIDYKALPSMHPYQTPPARNFVGHTASWLPQAPFPGSWVASPQNSSFDTSAQLPALPVTESVKLTPVKESSLSTASAKHAPPGSVAHAGDSGIQSGAFPHDNTKTPVLPAQCSADQKSRKRKKASGTDDRTQKSKIGTSSESITTPVICTQLSNKAPASDDFGLLSSVAVAPLVAHSQTGPTSVPIIGGHFSTSVVIEPPSSSVPKNNSDIPITSAPSSTELSKRVLDLGKKTPTLEYLSKVEEAKLQAEEAAANATAAVSHCQDVWSQLDKHKNSGLASDVEVKLTSAAVAVAAATSVAKAAAAAAKLASNAALQAKLMADEAMIAFGVSNPSQSQAGSFPNIVNNFGSATPASVLKSQDVGNGSSSVLYAAREASRRRIEAASAASRHAENLDAIVKAAELAAEAVSHAGKVVALADPLPLTQLVEAGPDSYWKVSQTLSGQGVKPNKINGDESGSPIVEKTPGIFSKQSEGPSVEEMHPMVPACQTTSVSGNIIEDNMRNEEVIQTPVTSVEKDVRGAKGHSMPEVSKTVAVAAESSHDLVEARGDVASSRMQEGSVVEVFKDSDDGKRAWYSAKVLTLKNGKALVCFTDHQSDEGLEQFKDWVPLDAGSDEPPRIRPAHPVTAMQGGKKRRRAVVKEHTWYVGDRVDAWIDYRWREGVIAEKNKRDETTFSVNFPAYGDTAVVRAWHLRPSLVWKDGEWVEWSRSRHDFLSQGDTPKEKRVKLGNPASEDTGNGLSKKMDPLVPVTNESATLLPLSVTEKTFDIGSNKDDSKPNTLRTMRSGLHKEGSKVFGVPKPGKKRKFMEVSKHYVSDRTAKSNAAHGSAKFTKFLMPQATGTGGWKTNSRTDLKEKQQTIETRRKLPKPSKPSSSARTLKDNSITSTRDASGAEHMVGDAIEYDKNEAQQPNVGNFVSNAEEGVEGVKFRSEALPTNIPKKASTSSNRGEGMKKRIPISNLKSSKVEVKDKMIPEVSEPRRSNRKIQPTSRLLEGLQSSLIISKFPSVSHDRSSRSHSRGASR; from the exons ATGGATTACAATGACAATGATTATCAAAGTCATTTAGCCGGTGAAGACAGCTCCAAAGTTTCCTCTGTTTTGCATCCCTATGCTCTTCCCAAGTTTGATTTTGACGATAGATTTGACAGCTTAGTTGAAAACGAGGTTTTCCTTGGTATCCCCACTCAGGAAGACAATCATTGGATAGAGGATTTTTCTCGAGGAAGTAGTGGAATAGAGTTCAGTTCAAGTGCTACCGATTCTTGCTCCATACCAAGACGTAATAATGTTTGGTCTGAGGCAACATCAACAGAATCTGTTGAAATGTTATTGAAATCGGTTGGTCAGGAAGACATGGTTCCAGGGGACACTATTATTGAGGAGTCAGATGCTGGAAATGAATTGGGTTGCTTAATCCAGCCAGCAGAATCTAGTTTGAAGTTGGATGATAGAAAAGATGATGTTAAAAACTCTATCTCAGCAACACCAGCGGTTGAGTCAGTTGAGTTTAGTGGTTCGTTTTCTAGGTGCGAGAGAACAAAGATAGAAGCTATTCATATTGTATGTGCTCCAGAAAGGCAGGAGGTGGGACCTATTGCTGATGGATGTTCTGGTGTTATTACTGAGGAGAAGTTACAGACTGAAGTAAAAAGCATTGATGAAAATTTAGGGGAAGTTAGGACAGCACAAAGTGAATCTCTACCCGATAATTATAATAGGAAACCATCCATTCCTGTAACTGAAAGTGCAATTAAAGAGTGCGTTACAGATTCTCTTACTGCGAGTATTGAGATTTTGGCTAGTCAGCATAATCCAACCAACTGTCATAGTGGGAATACAAGTGGTCTACCAAGTGAACATCACAAACCAGTAGAGAAACAAATATCTGTTAGCAAAGAGTCGAGTTTGGGTGATGGAAAGACGCATGGATGTGCTGTTGATAGTGAAACTTGTACCTCTAATGCCAGTCCTCCCTCTCTTGCTGCTTCAGAGCTAGAAGTAGGCAAAGAGCTTTCAACCGAAACCAGAATGATTACATCAGGGGAACCTTGTGTGCAGAGGAACAAATGCAGTCTTACTACTGAGGGATGCAAAAAAGATACTTCTTCGGTTGAACATGCTGAAGCGGTTTTCTCAAAAGGCTTGAAAGATAAGCTACAGGCTGAAGGTAATAGCAAACTATGTGAGAATGAGGAGGCGTCTGTAACTGAGAATTGCTTAGATACAAGAGACACTAAGAATCAAGAAGGCAGCTCCAAGGGTCAGACAGAGAAGGTTTCTGCAATGCAGATGTCAGATGGACTGACTACTTCTACTGAGAAAGAGGAGAGTAATCTAGACGGCCATTCCCCACTTAATCTTGGTACTTCAGAGGCATGTACAGTATCAGAGATCTCCGAGCCGTCAAAACAGAATAATGGCAATGGTATTAATGCTCTAGAAGGTCGGAGTAATATACAAGAGACATCTGTTTCTGCTGAACTAGTGGAGAGGCCAGTATCTGAGAATGTAGAAACTGGAAATGATGCTGATAGGGTCTCCGAAGGATATGCATGTGGTGGAGACCACATCTCCTTGTCTGTGCCTGCTGGATCCATGGACATATGTAGGGAAACCTTCTCCCATGTGGTTGATGTTGATTCAACTAATGTGGATGTCTCTGGTGGTAAGGATAAGGAGGAAGTGCTGCCTGTAGAAACTGAGATGGTGGGATCTTGTGTGCGTGACGATGAGCTTAGATCCTCTTCTGTGGCAGGAGAATCTGAACAAATCTCTGATCAAGGTCATAGATCACGATTTGAATCTTCCACATTGAATAATCAAG CATCGGATGTTGGTTTTGACGGTAGGAACTTAATCTTAGGTGGTGACCCAGTGAGTGGTCCATCGCTTTCTGGTAGTGGTGCAATTGCAACTGAAATAATTGATCATGACAATAAGCTAAAGTCAGTATCAGTTATGGTAGGGTCAGATCATTTTTCAGGAAAGGAAGAAATGGAAGCTGTTTTCAGCAGGGAAGCAGAAGTGTCAACACTGAAGGAGTCTTCTGAGGGGGCACGCCAGCTAGGTCTCCTTTCCGACGATGGAAAAGATGCATCTGGTGACTGCCATATGAAAATAAAACCTATGATTGTTGATCAGGATGTTCTTATTCAGGATAATTCCAATTCAGCAAGCCACATTGAGCAAGCAGCGAGTGCTGAAGCAAATATTGAGGGTCCTGGTGCTAGAGCTGAGGCAGCCCCTATTGTGAAGAATCAGGAGATGGAAGTAGAAACAGTGAAATTCGGAGAAGTTGGAG TTTCCTTTGCAGTTGAGGGAAGTTCTGATGTTATTGGTGGACTTAAACATGATTCCGCTTCCGTCCCAAGTTATACTGCACTTTCACcaagtgaaaagaaaaaaacccCGAGTAGAAGTAGAGCTGTAGTTGAGAAGGTTGCTCCCCTTGTCGATACAACTGAAATTGGTGGTGAAGCGCTGTCCACCTCCATAAGTTCAGGAGAAAAAGCTTCCACTAAAACAGATAGGAGCTTTACTTTTGATGTAAGTCCATTGGCTGCTGGTAGTGCCAAGGGAGAAGCTGACAAATCAATCATCAGTAGTCAAGCTTGCCAACCAACTGAG TCTGAATTACAGTTGAAGGCTGGGGATAGACTGCATTTGACATCTGGCAGCAAGCAAACTGATACTGAGATCATGCAAAAAATTTCTCATGGAAGTCCACTGGTACCTGATGAAGGGACTCCGTCTGGGGGTGCTAAGGGCGATCGCAAGGCAAGCCGTGGCTCAGGGAAATCAGGTAAAGAAAACCCTAGAAAGGGAAGGCAATCGAAGGCGATAAACTCATCGAAGCAGCCGGATAGAGGAGACAAATCTTGTGTCCAGTTTAGCCCCTCTGTGTCTGTGcaaaaaattcaatttgaaactGGAACTGGAACTGTTGAGCGCAATATTACAAAGTCCAGCGGGGTTGTTTCCTTTCCAACTTCAAGTTTACCTGATTTAAACACTACTTCTGCATCCGTATTGTTTCATCAGCCTTTCACAGATCTACAACAAGTGCAACTGCGAGCTCAAATTTTTGTTTATGGATCTCTGAT ACAAGGTACATCACCGGAAGAAGCTTGTATGGTTTCAGCTTTTGGGACATCTG ATGGATGCAGAAGTCTCTGGGACCCTGCATGGCGTGCTTGTGTTGAAAGGATTCATGGACAGAGATCTCGTGCTGGAAACAATGAAACGCCATCTCATTCACGCTCAG GTCCCAGAACTCCAGATCAAGCAAACAAACAGGTCGTGCATCAGGATAAGGTTACTACTTCGACAGCTGGGCGAGCAGGCGGCAAGTCTTCCAATTCTCCTGCTGTTAGTCCTATGATACCACTTTCATCCCCTCTTTGGAATATGGCTACCCCTTCCCGTGATGTGTTATCATCCGCTAGAGGAGCCCTGATTGATTATAAGGCACTTCCTTCTATGCATCCCTATCAGACTCCCCCAGCACGAAACTTTGTTGGGCACACTGCATCTTGGCTACCACAAGCCCCTTTTCCTGGTTCCTGGGTTGCTTCTCCACAAAATTCTTCATTTGATACTAGTGCACAGCTTCCTGCATTACCTGTTACAGAGTCCGTGAAATTAACCCCTGTAAAGGAGTCATCCTTGTCCACAGCTAGTGCAAAGCATGCACCGCCTGGTTCGGTGGCTCATGCTGGGGATAGTGGTATCCAGTCTGGAGCTTTTCCGCATGACAACACGAAGACCCCAGTGTTGCCTGCTCAGTGTTCAGCTGATCAGAAATctagaaagagaaaaaaggcATCTGGTACCGATGATCGTACCCAAAAATCTAAGATTGGCACTTCTTCTGAATCAATTACTACCCCTGTCATTTGTACTCAGTTATCAAATAAGGCTCCTGCATCTGATGACTTTGGCCTGTTATCGTCAGTTGCTGTTGCACCGTTGGTTGCTCATAGCCAGACAGGACCTACATCTGTTCCCATAATTGGGGGCCATTTTTCTACATCAGTTGTCATCGAACCACCTTCTAGCTCTGTACCTAAAAACAACTCTGATATACCAATCACCTCCGCCCCATCTTCCACTGAGCTTTCTAAGAGAGTGCTTGATTTAGGAAAAAAGACTCCAACTTTGGAATACTTGAGCAAAGTTGAGGAGGCTAAGCTGCAGGCAGAGGAGGCTGCTGCAAATGCTACTGCTGCAGTCAGTCATTGCCAAGATGTGTGGAGCCAGTTAGACAAGCACAAGAACTCTGGCTTGGCATCAGATGTTGAGGTTAAGCTAACATCTGCTGCCGTTGCTGTAGCAGCTGCTACCTCTGTTGCAAAGGCCGCAGCTGCGGCTGCTAAGCTTGCATCAAATGCTGCATTGCAAGCTAAACTGATGGCGGATGAGGCAATGATAGCATTTGGTGTGAGTAACCCTTCTCAATCCCAAGCCGGCTCTTTTCCTAATATTGTGAACAACTTCGGGAGTGCCACCCCTGCTTCTGTACTGAAAAGTCAGGATGTTGGCAATGGTTCTAGTTCAGTTTTATATGCGGCTAGGGAGGCGTCGAGGAGAAGGATCGAGGCAGCTTCAGCTGCATCAAGGCATGCTGAGAATTTGGATGCTATCGTTAAGGCTGCGGAACTGGCAGCTGAAGCTGTGTCACATGCTGGGAAAGTTGTTGCGTTGGCTGATCCTTTGCCTCTGACTCAATTGGTGGAAGCTGGTCCAGATAGCTACTGGAAAGTTTCCCAAACACTCTCTGGGCAGGGTGTCAAGCCTAACAAGATTAATGGGGATGAATCGGGTAGTCCCATTGTCGAAAAGACTCCTGGCATCTTTTCCAAGCAATCTGAGGGTCCATCTGTTGAAGAGATGCATCCCATGGTTCCTGCTTGCCAGACTACTAGTGTATCTGGTAATATCATAGAGGACAACATGAGGAATGAAGAAGTTATTCAAACTCCCGTTACAAGTGTTGAAAAAGATGTAAGAGGAGCAAAGGGTCATAGTATGCCAGAGGTGAGTAAGACTGTCGCTGTAGCTGCTGAGTCATCCCATGATCTGGTTGAAGCACGTGGAGATGTGGCAAGCTCCAGGATGCAAGAGGGTTCCGTCGTGGAG GTTTTTAAAGATAGTGATGATGGTAAGAGAGCCTGGTACTCAGCCAAAGTGTTGACTTTAAAGAATGGAAAAGCTCTTGTTTGTTTCACCGACCACCAGTCTGATGAAG GGCTTGAACAGTTTAAGGACTGGGTACCTCTAGATGCTGGAAGTGATGAACCACCAAGAATACGTCCTGCGCATCCGGTGACTGCTATGCAAGGAGGAAAAAAGAGACGAAGAGCAGTTGTTAAGGAGCATACATGGTATGTAGGAGATAGAGTTGATGCATGGATCGACTACCG CTGGCGAGAGGGTGTCATTGCCGAGAAGAACAAAAGGGACGAGACTACATTTAGTGTCAACTTTCCAG CTTATGGAGATACTGCAGTTGTCAGAGCATGGCATCTCCGACCAAGCCTTGTATGGAAAGATGGAGAGTGGGTCGAATGGTCCAGGTCAAGACATGACTTCTTGTCCCAG GGTGATACACCTAAGGAGAAGCGAGTGAAGCTGGGCAATCCTGCTAGTGAGGATACTGGAAATGGTCTGTCAAAAAAAATGGATCCACTGGTGCCAGTGACAAATGAATCAGCAACATTGCTTCCTTTGTCTGTCACTGAAAAAACATTTGATATTGGTAGTAACAAAGATGACAGTAAGCCCAATACACTTCGAACAATGAGGTCTGGTTTGCACAAAGAGGGATCAAAAGTCTTTGGTGTTCCTAAGCCAGGAAAGAAAAGGAAGTTCATGGAAGTAAGCAAGCACTATGTTTCAGACAGAACAGCTAAGAGTAATGCGGCACATGGTTCAGCCAAGTTCACAAAATTTTTGATGCCTCAAGCAACAGGCACTGGTGGATGGAAAACCAATTCTAGAACTGATTTGAAGGAGAAACAACAAACGATTGAAACTCGACGGAAACTTCCTAAACCAAGTAAGCCTTCTAGCTCAGCTAGAACTTTGAAGGATAATAGTATTACATCCACTAGAGATGCTAGTGGAGCTGAGCACATGGTAGGTGATGCAATTGAGTATGATAAGAATGAAGCACAACAGCCTAATGTGGGGAATTTTGTGTCAAATGCGGAAGAAGGGGTTGAAGGTGTGAAATTTCGTTCAGAAGCTCTTCCCACCAACATCCCAAAGAAAGCTTCCACATCATCTAACAGAGGGGAGGGCATGAAGAAGAGAATCCCCATATCCAATTTGAAGTCGAGCAAAGTTGAAGTAAAGGACAAAATGATACCTGAAGTCAGTGAACCCCGCAGGTCAAACCGAAAGATTCAACCAACATCAAGG TTATTGGAGGGACTACAAAGCTCGTTGATCATCTCTAAGTTTCCATCTGTTTCACATGATAGAAGCAGCAGAAGTCATAGCAGGGGTGCATCAAG GTAA